A region of Massilia sp. WG5 DNA encodes the following proteins:
- a CDS encoding Lrp/AsnC family transcriptional regulator, with translation MNMPQLDRVDRRILEELQGNARLSSAELAERVSLTTSPCWRRVKRLEEEGVIRAYQARLDPAKLGYQVTAFVHISLDKKDTRHLQLFERAAQAIPQVLSCHRISGRYDYQLMAVAEDLQAYGIFAETRINALPSVKEVYTSFVMREVKAPGTIPMID, from the coding sequence ATGAACATGCCCCAACTGGACCGGGTGGACCGTCGGATTCTGGAAGAGCTGCAGGGAAATGCGCGGCTGTCGAGCGCCGAACTGGCCGAGCGCGTGTCGCTGACGACCTCGCCGTGCTGGCGGCGCGTGAAGCGGCTGGAAGAGGAGGGGGTGATCCGGGCCTACCAGGCGCGCCTGGATCCGGCCAAGCTGGGCTACCAGGTGACGGCCTTCGTCCACATTTCGCTGGACAAGAAGGACACCCGCCACCTGCAGCTGTTCGAGCGCGCGGCCCAGGCGATCCCGCAGGTGCTGTCCTGCCACCGGATCTCGGGGCGCTACGATTACCAGCTGATGGCGGTGGCGGAAGACCTGCAGGCCTACGGCATCTTTGCCGAGACCCGCATCAATGCGCTGCCGAGCGTGAAGGAGGTCTACACCTCGTTCGTGATGCGCGAGGTGAAGGCCCCCGGCACGATCCCGATGATCGACTGA
- a CDS encoding alpha/beta fold hydrolase, which translates to MKLFTCKKPFAFFPVAVGILVAMLSAHHGHAAETTAPQPNRFAASIAPAERFEVDGVLVERHGTTGSRARPLILIPGLASGGWVWQETVRAFSPDRAVYVLTLPGFDGRPPAPANAFAAARAAVEKLIAQRRLEKPVLVGHSLGATMALAVAEDQPQSIGGVVAIDGLPVMPGLDAMPPAERSRYAQGMKTRLAGLRPEMFAAQQQAYMRTIGVLDMGKADEVARLTGRSDPASTGQYAADALELDLRPGLKDIQAPVLVISPFFDADGAQQGLTAAGKADYYRALMQGTPKLEVATVAPARHFAMIDQPQQVNEAIRKYLAPL; encoded by the coding sequence ATGAAACTCTTCACCTGCAAGAAACCGTTCGCGTTCTTCCCCGTCGCCGTCGGCATCCTCGTCGCGATGCTCTCCGCGCATCACGGCCACGCAGCCGAGACCACGGCGCCGCAGCCGAACCGCTTCGCCGCCAGCATCGCGCCGGCCGAGCGCTTCGAGGTCGACGGCGTGCTGGTCGAGCGGCATGGAACGACGGGCAGCCGCGCCCGCCCGCTGATCCTGATCCCCGGCCTGGCCAGCGGCGGCTGGGTGTGGCAGGAAACGGTGCGCGCCTTCAGCCCCGATCGCGCGGTCTATGTGCTGACCCTGCCGGGCTTCGACGGCCGCCCGCCGGCGCCCGCCAATGCCTTCGCCGCCGCCCGCGCCGCGGTCGAGAAACTGATCGCGCAGCGCCGCCTCGAGAAGCCGGTGCTTGTCGGCCACAGCCTGGGCGCGACCATGGCGCTCGCGGTGGCCGAGGACCAGCCGCAGAGCATCGGCGGCGTGGTCGCGATCGACGGCCTGCCGGTCATGCCCGGCCTCGACGCCATGCCGCCCGCCGAGCGCAGCCGCTATGCCCAGGGCATGAAGACCCGCCTGGCCGGCCTCCGGCCCGAGATGTTCGCCGCGCAGCAGCAGGCCTACATGCGCACCATCGGCGTGCTCGACATGGGCAAGGCCGACGAGGTCGCCCGGCTGACCGGGCGCAGCGACCCGGCATCCACCGGCCAGTACGCGGCCGACGCGCTGGAACTCGACCTGCGTCCCGGCCTGAAGGACATCCAGGCGCCGGTGCTGGTGATCTCGCCCTTCTTCGACGCCGACGGCGCCCAGCAGGGACTGACGGCCGCCGGCAAGGCCGACTACTACCGCGCGCTGATGCAGGGCACGCCGAAGCTCGAAGTGGCGACGGTCGCGCCGGCGCGCCACTTCGCCATGATCGACCAGCCGCAGCAGGTCAACGAGGCGATCCGCAAGTACCTGGCGCCGCTGTAA
- a CDS encoding helix-turn-helix transcriptional regulator has translation MKNLIRDLRGARGWSQAHLADLLSVSRQTVIAIETGKYDPSLPLAFTISKLFAQPIEAIFFPDQEPA, from the coding sequence ATGAAGAACCTGATCCGCGACCTGCGCGGCGCCCGCGGCTGGAGCCAGGCCCACCTGGCCGATCTGCTGAGCGTCTCGCGCCAGACCGTGATCGCCATCGAGACCGGCAAGTACGATCCCAGCCTCCCTTTGGCCTTCACGATTTCGAAACTCTTCGCCCAACCGATCGAAGCCATCTTCTTCCCCGACCAGGAGCCAGCATGA
- a CDS encoding TIGR03862 family flavoprotein — protein sequence MSAHLESPRRAIVIGGGPAGLMAAEVLSAGGAQVDLYDAMPSVGRKFLLAGKGGMNITHSEDLDAFAGRYGKRRAAVARWLDGFTQQQVREWIHGLGIDTFVGSSGRVFPTDMKAAPLLRAWLHRLREAGVRFHMRQRWLGWRDGALLFAGPDGERLETADAVVLALGGASWARLGSDGAWAPLLGRQGVEVAPLVPMNCGFDAAWSAHFSSRHAGAPLTTVALAVEDVEGRRHYRKGQFVVTESGIEGSLVYALSSQIRDRILRDGQATVWIDLLPDHDAARVLDEVAHPRGTRSMSSHLQSRLGIKGVKSGLLHEALGKEDYADPERLARAIKALPVTLLRPRPIDEAISSGGGVRFEALDGPAGMLRALPGVFVAGEMVDWEAPTGGYLLTACFGSGRAAGQGALDWLRARA from the coding sequence ATGAGTGCCCACCTTGAATCCCCGCGCCGCGCGATCGTGATCGGCGGCGGCCCCGCCGGCCTGATGGCGGCCGAAGTCCTGTCCGCCGGCGGCGCGCAGGTCGACCTGTACGACGCCATGCCTTCCGTCGGCCGCAAATTCCTCCTGGCCGGCAAGGGCGGCATGAACATCACCCATTCGGAAGACCTGGACGCCTTCGCGGGCCGCTACGGCAAGCGCCGCGCGGCCGTCGCGCGCTGGCTGGACGGCTTCACGCAGCAGCAGGTGCGCGAATGGATCCACGGGCTGGGCATCGACACCTTCGTCGGCAGCTCGGGCCGGGTGTTTCCGACCGACATGAAGGCGGCGCCGCTGCTGCGCGCCTGGCTGCACCGCCTGCGCGAAGCCGGCGTGCGCTTCCACATGCGCCAGCGCTGGCTGGGCTGGCGCGACGGCGCGCTGCTGTTCGCGGGACCGGACGGCGAGCGCCTCGAAACCGCCGATGCGGTGGTGCTGGCGCTGGGCGGCGCGAGCTGGGCGCGCCTCGGTTCGGACGGGGCCTGGGCGCCGCTGCTGGGCCGGCAGGGCGTCGAGGTGGCGCCGCTGGTGCCGATGAACTGCGGCTTCGACGCCGCCTGGAGCGCGCATTTCAGCAGCCGCCACGCCGGCGCGCCGCTCACCACCGTGGCGCTGGCCGTGGAAGACGTGGAGGGCCGGCGCCATTACCGCAAGGGCCAGTTCGTGGTCACCGAAAGCGGCATCGAGGGCAGCCTGGTGTATGCCTTGTCCAGCCAGATCCGCGACCGCATCCTGCGCGACGGCCAGGCCACGGTCTGGATCGACCTGCTGCCGGACCACGACGCGGCGCGCGTGCTGGACGAGGTGGCGCACCCGCGCGGCACCCGTTCGATGTCGAGCCACCTGCAGAGCCGTCTCGGGATCAAGGGGGTGAAATCCGGGCTGCTGCACGAAGCGCTGGGCAAGGAAGACTATGCGGACCCGGAGCGGCTGGCGCGCGCCATCAAGGCCCTGCCGGTGACGCTGCTGCGCCCCCGTCCGATCGACGAGGCGATTTCCAGCGGCGGCGGAGTGCGCTTCGAGGCGCTGGACGGCCCGGCCGGCATGCTGCGCGCGCTCCCGGGCGTGTTCGTGGCCGGCGAGATGGTGGACTGGGAGGCGCCGACCGGCGGCTATCTGCTGACCGCCTGCTTCGGCAGCGGCCGCGCGGCCGGGCAGGGAGCGCTGGACTGGCTGCGCGCCAGGGCCTGA
- a CDS encoding head GIN domain-containing protein: protein MRALMKVGFGLLALALLLIGASWSMLRAQGTSGAASPGSRLVATEKRTLGASIREVDVSGPINLNLRQGTSAALEVRGEQRLLANVDTAVDGGTLHIGPRGILLRHRQPIEVTLVLPSLEQLNISGTGQHTVSGFSGERIVLAVDGSAGLRFNGRYREIEAGLHGSGEADITGGNAERVLADVKGTGHMTLVGGARELHAEIAGAGELDARHLRAGDVQLSHHGSGSSAVYASKHVNVEMTGSGDVTVYGNPNQREISRNGSGSVRFED, encoded by the coding sequence ATGCGCGCATTGATGAAAGTCGGATTCGGCCTGCTGGCGCTGGCGCTGCTGCTGATCGGCGCCTCCTGGAGCATGCTTCGCGCCCAGGGAACGAGCGGGGCCGCCAGTCCGGGCAGCCGCCTGGTCGCGACCGAAAAACGCACGCTCGGCGCCAGCATCCGCGAAGTCGACGTGAGCGGCCCGATCAACCTCAACCTGCGCCAGGGCACCTCGGCGGCGCTCGAGGTTCGCGGCGAACAGCGGCTGCTGGCCAACGTCGACACCGCCGTCGACGGCGGCACCCTGCACATCGGCCCGCGCGGCATCCTGCTGCGGCACCGCCAGCCCATCGAAGTCACCCTGGTGCTCCCCAGCCTGGAGCAGTTGAACATCAGCGGCACCGGCCAGCACACGGTCAGCGGCTTTTCGGGCGAGCGCATCGTGCTGGCCGTGGACGGCTCCGCCGGCCTGCGTTTCAATGGGCGCTACCGCGAGATCGAAGCCGGCCTGCACGGCAGCGGCGAGGCCGACATCACCGGCGGCAATGCCGAGCGCGTGCTGGCCGACGTCAAGGGCACCGGCCACATGACCCTGGTCGGCGGCGCGCGCGAACTGCACGCCGAGATCGCCGGCGCCGGCGAACTGGATGCGCGCCACCTGCGCGCCGGCGACGTGCAGCTGAGCCACCACGGCTCGGGCTCCAGCGCGGTCTACGCCAGCAAGCACGTGAACGTCGAGATGACGGGCAGCGGCGACGTCACCGTGTACGGCAATCCGAACCAGCGCGAGATCAGCCGCAACGGCAGCGGCAGCGTGCGCTTCGAAGACTGA
- a CDS encoding DUF1700 domain-containing protein, translating into MDKLEYLELLKRAMLGLPPELQARTLGYYEQRFVDGVNTGRSEQDVARELDDPAKIAMTLRASSHRAQAGAQTGAQTGAQPAAAAGPQFAMPAKSNPAGVLRVLVSGAGLAIFNLFMIVPALVYSALLFALYVCALAFYLGGIAITASGLAGNSDLLLDLPARYVQIDDDADARSQLRVRIDDTGIHVHEERADANPDTGDDEAGPRESRLRHGAEVVAGNSLRITTDMDADSRTTQTLFGFGIVLGGIALFLLSLVVTRYTAVGIRRYVQMNFSLLKGH; encoded by the coding sequence ATGGACAAACTGGAATACCTCGAACTGCTGAAGCGCGCGATGCTGGGCCTGCCGCCCGAGCTGCAGGCCAGGACGCTCGGCTATTACGAGCAGCGCTTCGTCGACGGCGTCAATACCGGTCGCAGCGAGCAGGACGTGGCACGCGAACTCGACGATCCGGCGAAGATCGCGATGACGCTGCGCGCCAGCAGCCATCGTGCGCAAGCCGGCGCGCAAACCGGGGCGCAAACCGGCGCCCAGCCGGCGGCGGCGGCCGGTCCGCAGTTCGCCATGCCCGCGAAGTCCAACCCGGCCGGGGTGCTGCGGGTGCTGGTGTCCGGCGCCGGGCTGGCGATCTTCAACCTCTTCATGATCGTGCCGGCGCTGGTGTATTCGGCCCTGCTGTTCGCGCTGTACGTCTGCGCCCTCGCCTTCTACCTGGGCGGCATCGCGATCACGGCGAGCGGCCTGGCCGGCAACAGCGACCTGCTGCTGGACCTGCCGGCCCGCTACGTGCAGATCGATGACGACGCCGACGCCAGGAGCCAGCTGCGGGTCCGGATCGACGACACCGGCATCCACGTGCACGAGGAACGCGCAGACGCCAACCCGGACACCGGCGACGATGAAGCGGGACCGCGGGAATCGCGCCTGCGCCACGGCGCCGAAGTCGTTGCCGGCAACAGCCTGCGCATCACCACCGACATGGACGCCGACTCGCGCACCACCCAGACCCTGTTCGGCTTCGGCATCGTGCTGGGCGGGATCGCGCTGTTCCTGCTGTCGCTGGTGGTGACGCGCTACACGGCGGTCGGCATCCGGCGCTACGTCCAGATGAATTTCTCCCTGCTCAAGGGTCATTGA
- the hpnE gene encoding hydroxysqualene dehydroxylase HpnE, with the protein MSATRQPSGPAQVAVVGGGWAGCAAAVELAARGARVTLFEAARSLGGRARAVQAKEAMLDNGQHILLGAYNETLDLLRRVGVRERDAMLRLPLQMRYPPDSGLMDFAAPRLPAPLHMLLALLRARGLDRDDKLALARFTTSARWMQWGLDTDCSVAELLERFGQTPRLIRQMWRPLCLAALNTPVERASSQVFLAVLRDSLGAKRKASDMLLPRVDLDALFPQGARRFVEERGGRVLCGMRADALERLEAGWRVRAGGQAGEFDAVVLATPAWQSAALLRPLDGMAALAGQLDGFDYEPISTVYLQYEPGLRLPLPFCALLDDPAHGAWGQFVFDRGQLDHDQANNSQDGLLAVVVSAASGAAELGQDALAEGVAGQLAAAFRQPGLAAPRWSRVFTEKRATFACTPALARPGNDSGQPGLVLAGDYTASDYPATLETAVRSGRAAARLALGGKAGGKP; encoded by the coding sequence ATGTCCGCAACTAGGCAGCCCTCCGGCCCTGCGCAGGTCGCGGTCGTCGGCGGCGGCTGGGCCGGCTGCGCGGCGGCGGTCGAACTCGCGGCACGGGGCGCCCGGGTCACGCTGTTCGAAGCGGCGCGCAGCCTCGGCGGCCGCGCCCGCGCGGTCCAGGCCAAAGAGGCCATGCTCGACAACGGCCAGCACATCCTGCTCGGCGCCTACAATGAAACGCTGGACCTGCTGCGCCGCGTCGGCGTGCGCGAACGGGACGCCATGCTGCGCCTGCCGCTGCAGATGCGCTATCCGCCGGACAGCGGCCTGATGGACTTCGCGGCCCCGCGCCTGCCGGCGCCGCTGCACATGCTGCTCGCCCTGCTGCGCGCACGCGGCCTCGATCGCGACGACAAGCTGGCCCTGGCCCGCTTCACGACCAGCGCGCGCTGGATGCAGTGGGGCCTGGACACCGACTGCAGCGTGGCCGAGCTGCTGGAACGCTTCGGCCAGACCCCGCGCCTGATCCGCCAGATGTGGCGCCCGCTGTGCCTGGCGGCCCTGAACACGCCGGTCGAGCGGGCATCGAGCCAGGTCTTCCTGGCGGTGCTGCGCGACAGCCTGGGCGCGAAACGCAAGGCTTCCGACATGCTGCTGCCGCGCGTCGACCTCGATGCCCTGTTCCCGCAGGGCGCCCGGCGCTTCGTCGAGGAACGCGGCGGCCGGGTGCTGTGCGGCATGCGCGCCGATGCGCTCGAGCGCCTGGAGGCGGGCTGGCGCGTGCGCGCGGGCGGGCAAGCCGGCGAGTTCGATGCCGTGGTGCTGGCCACGCCCGCCTGGCAAAGCGCGGCCCTGCTGCGGCCGCTGGACGGCATGGCCGCGCTGGCCGGGCAGCTCGACGGTTTCGACTACGAGCCGATTTCGACGGTCTACCTGCAATACGAGCCCGGCCTGCGCCTGCCGCTGCCCTTCTGCGCCCTGCTCGACGATCCGGCGCATGGCGCCTGGGGCCAATTCGTGTTCGACCGCGGGCAGCTCGATCACGATCAGGCGAATAACAGCCAGGACGGCCTGCTGGCCGTGGTGGTCAGCGCCGCCTCCGGCGCGGCGGAACTCGGCCAGGATGCGCTGGCGGAGGGCGTCGCGGGCCAGCTGGCGGCCGCTTTCCGGCAGCCGGGCCTGGCCGCGCCGCGCTGGAGCCGCGTATTCACGGAAAAACGCGCCACCTTCGCCTGCACGCCGGCCCTGGCGCGCCCGGGCAACGACAGCGGCCAGCCGGGCCTGGTCCTGGCCGGCGACTACACCGCCAGCGACTATCCGGCGACGCTCGAGACCGCGGTGCGCAGCGGCCGGGCAGCGGCCCGCCTGGCGCTCGGCGGCAAAGCGGGAGGGAAGCCGTGA
- the hpnD gene encoding presqualene diphosphate synthase HpnD, whose product MSPDEYCQQKTVQSGSSFYYSFLFLPPERRRAITALYAFCREVDDTVDETSDQSVARIKLAWWRTEVAKMVQGAPTHPVTQALQPHLAAYNLQEQHLQAIIDGMEMDLDQSRYLDYAGLRKYCWHVAGVVGILSASIFGVTNPQTLQYAEKLGLAFQLTNIIRDVGDDARKGRIYLPVNELQQFNVTAADILNFRHSDKFEALMKFQTARAHAVYEEAFALLPKEDRRAQRPGLMMAAIYRTVLDEIERDDFKVLNQRISLTPLRKLWLAWKTYVRN is encoded by the coding sequence ATGTCTCCCGACGAATACTGCCAACAAAAGACCGTCCAAAGCGGCTCCAGCTTCTACTACAGCTTCCTGTTCCTGCCGCCCGAAAGGCGCCGCGCGATCACGGCGCTGTACGCCTTCTGCCGGGAGGTCGACGACACCGTCGACGAGACCAGCGACCAGTCGGTGGCGCGCATCAAGCTGGCCTGGTGGCGCACCGAAGTCGCGAAGATGGTTCAGGGCGCGCCCACGCACCCGGTGACCCAGGCGCTGCAGCCGCACCTGGCCGCCTATAACCTGCAGGAACAGCACCTGCAGGCCATCATCGACGGCATGGAGATGGACCTCGACCAGTCGCGCTATCTCGATTACGCCGGCCTGCGCAAGTACTGCTGGCACGTGGCCGGCGTGGTCGGCATCCTGTCGGCCAGCATCTTCGGCGTCACCAATCCGCAGACCCTGCAGTATGCGGAGAAGCTGGGCCTGGCGTTCCAGCTCACGAACATCATCCGCGACGTCGGCGACGACGCGCGCAAGGGCCGCATCTACCTGCCCGTCAACGAGCTCCAGCAGTTCAACGTGACCGCGGCCGACATCCTGAATTTCCGCCACAGCGACAAGTTCGAGGCGCTGATGAAGTTCCAGACCGCCCGTGCACATGCCGTCTACGAGGAAGCTTTTGCCCTGCTGCCGAAGGAAGACCGGCGCGCCCAGCGTCCCGGCCTGATGATGGCGGCGATCTACCGCACCGTGCTCGACGAGATCGAGCGCGACGACTTCAAGGTCCTGAACCAGCGCATTTCCCTCACGCCGCTGCGCAAGCTGTGGCTGGCGTGGAAAACCTATGTCCGCAACTAG
- the hpnC gene encoding squalene synthase HpnC, protein MSVDHYENFPVASILLPRRLVPAVEAIYAFARSADDIADEGDALPPARLAALDAYDAALDAIARGDAPSAPMFARLAEALERHALPLQPLRDLLSAFRQDVLTTRYADFPSLLDYCRRSANPVGRLMLGLYGAADEASLRESDAVCSSLQLINFWQDVGIDIGKGRIYLPLEDLARFQVSEDDIVQARGGPAWRALMRFEVERARALMQEGAPLAARLPGRIGWELRLVVQGGLRILEAIERADYDVFRRRPQLRRLDWPVLLWRAARM, encoded by the coding sequence ATGTCGGTCGACCACTACGAAAACTTTCCCGTCGCCTCGATCCTGCTGCCGCGCCGCCTGGTGCCGGCGGTCGAAGCGATCTACGCCTTCGCGCGCAGCGCCGACGACATCGCCGACGAGGGCGACGCCCTGCCGCCCGCGCGCCTGGCCGCGCTGGACGCCTATGACGCCGCGCTGGACGCCATCGCGCGCGGCGACGCGCCGTCCGCGCCGATGTTCGCGCGCCTGGCCGAGGCGCTCGAACGCCACGCCCTTCCCCTGCAGCCGCTGCGCGACCTGCTGAGCGCCTTCCGCCAGGACGTGCTCACTACCCGTTATGCCGACTTCCCGTCCCTGCTGGATTACTGCCGCCGCTCCGCCAACCCGGTCGGACGCCTGATGCTGGGCCTGTACGGCGCCGCCGACGAAGCCAGCCTGCGCGAATCGGACGCGGTCTGTTCAAGCCTCCAGCTGATCAACTTCTGGCAGGACGTCGGCATCGACATCGGCAAGGGCCGCATCTATCTGCCGCTCGAAGACCTGGCGCGCTTCCAGGTCAGCGAAGACGACATCGTGCAGGCGCGCGGCGGGCCGGCCTGGCGCGCCCTGATGCGCTTCGAGGTCGAGCGGGCGCGCGCCCTGATGCAGGAAGGCGCGCCGCTGGCCGCCCGCCTGCCGGGGCGGATCGGCTGGGAGCTGCGCCTGGTGGTGCAGGGAGGCCTGCGGATCCTGGAGGCGATCGAGCGCGCCGACTACGATGTATTCCGGCGCCGGCCGCAGCTCAGGCGGCTCGACTGGCCGGTGCTGCTGTGGCGCGCGGCCAGGATGTGA
- a CDS encoding efflux RND transporter periplasmic adaptor subunit produces the protein MPSPRIPFPRAAVSAALVLALAVLAACSKDAPPPEDVRPVRALTLAAGGVDASAEFSGDVRPRYESRLGFRVGGKISARKVDVGTSVQRGTLLMQLDPQDLRLGQAQAQASLRAAQTNADLARAELKRYQDLRSQNFVSQAVLDQKIAAARSSQSSVEAARAQLREQANQTGYASLVSDTDGVVTGIDAEVGQVVQPGTPVVRVARTDEKEVVIGVPEDQVDELRQLSEVKVRLWADPNRSIPGKIREVSPVADPATRTYTVKVSIPPSEDVRLGMTAVVDLVRQSGPAAGGQLRAPLSSLVQNKGSSAVWVIDSVNGAQQVRLQPVQVGGVSGNDVLLSGGVRPGQSIVTAGVNLLKNGQKVKILTADVARRGDAEAEASGAAHGAGQ, from the coding sequence GTGCCATCCCCCCGCATTCCGTTCCCGCGCGCCGCCGTATCCGCCGCCCTTGTCCTGGCCCTGGCCGTGCTGGCCGCCTGCTCGAAGGACGCGCCGCCGCCCGAGGATGTGCGCCCGGTGCGCGCGCTGACCCTGGCGGCCGGCGGCGTCGACGCCAGCGCGGAATTCTCCGGCGACGTGCGCCCGCGCTACGAATCGCGGCTCGGCTTCCGGGTCGGCGGCAAGATCAGCGCGCGCAAGGTGGACGTCGGCACCAGCGTCCAGCGCGGCACGCTGCTGATGCAGCTCGATCCGCAGGACCTGCGCCTCGGCCAGGCCCAGGCCCAGGCCAGCCTGCGCGCGGCCCAGACGAATGCCGACCTGGCGCGTGCGGAACTGAAGCGCTACCAGGACCTGCGCAGCCAGAACTTCGTCAGCCAGGCCGTGCTCGACCAGAAGATCGCGGCCGCCCGTTCCAGCCAGTCCAGCGTCGAGGCGGCGCGCGCCCAGCTGCGCGAACAGGCCAACCAGACCGGCTATGCCAGCCTGGTGTCGGATACCGACGGCGTGGTGACCGGCATCGACGCCGAGGTCGGCCAGGTGGTGCAGCCCGGCACGCCGGTGGTGCGGGTCGCACGGACCGACGAGAAGGAAGTCGTGATCGGGGTGCCGGAAGACCAGGTCGACGAACTGCGCCAGCTCAGCGAGGTGAAGGTGCGCCTGTGGGCCGATCCGAACCGCAGCATCCCCGGCAAGATCCGCGAAGTTTCGCCGGTCGCCGATCCGGCCACCCGCACCTATACCGTGAAGGTGTCGATCCCGCCCAGCGAGGATGTGCGGCTGGGGATGACGGCCGTGGTCGACCTGGTGCGCCAGTCCGGCCCCGCCGCTGGCGGCCAGCTGCGCGCGCCGCTGTCGAGCCTGGTGCAGAACAAGGGCAGCAGCGCGGTCTGGGTGATCGACAGCGTGAATGGCGCCCAGCAGGTGCGCCTGCAGCCGGTCCAGGTGGGCGGCGTGTCCGGCAACGACGTGCTGCTGAGCGGCGGCGTGCGTCCCGGCCAGTCCATCGTCACCGCCGGCGTGAATCTGCTGAAGAACGGCCAGAAAGTGAAGATCCTGACCGCCGACGTGGCGCGCCGCGGCGATGCCGAGGCCGAAGCGTCCGGCGCCGCCCACGGAGCCGGCCAATGA